The following proteins are encoded in a genomic region of Glycine max cultivar Williams 82 chromosome 18, Glycine_max_v4.0, whole genome shotgun sequence:
- the LOC106797006 gene encoding uncharacterized protein produces MVGGNCSEVIQRKLPKQFKDPRSVTIPCTIGNESIEKSLIDLRASINLMPLSMCRRIRNLKIDPTKMTLQLVDRSITRPYRVVEDVLVKVCHFTFPIDFVIMDIEEDTKIPLIISRPFMLIVNCVVDMGHGNLEMSVDDQKVTFNLFEAIKYLEEDRRCFKVEEVDKEDTNALSTTQTSLEKALIYVIDCLTSEEEKDLRVCLEDLDHEENIPTRGIGFEELKKRGPSEKTKVELKILPSHLN; encoded by the coding sequence ATGGTGGGAGGCAACTGTAGTGAAGTGATACAGAGGAAGCTGCCCAAGCAATTCAAAGACCCCAGGAGTGTGACAATCCCTTGCACTATAGGGAATGAGTCGATAGAGAAGTCTCTCATTGACTTAAGGGCAAGCATCAACTTGATGCCTCTGTCAATGTGCAGAAGAATTAGAAATCTGAAGATAGACCCTACCAAGATGACACTCCAGCTCGTAGACCGATCAATCACAAGACCGTATAGGGTAGTAGAAGATGTGCTCGTCAAAGTCTGTCACTTTACTTTTCCAATAGATTTTGTCATCATGGACATAGAAGAAGATACAAAGATTCCTCTTATCATAAGCAGACCCTTCATGCTGATTGTCAACTGTGTGGTAGATATGGGGCATGGAAATCTAGAAATGAGCGTTGATGACCAAAAGGTAACCTTCAACCTTTTTGAAGCAATCAAATACCTAGAGGAAGATAGGAGGTGCTTCAAGGTGGAAGAGGTCGATAAAGAAGACACCAATGCTCTTTCAACTACACAAACTTCACTGGAGAAAGCTTTGATCTATGTTATAGATTGTTTAACCAGTGAAGAGGAGAAGGATCTAAGGGTTTGCTTGGAAGACTTAGATCATGAAGAAAATATTCCTACAAGGGGGATCGGTTTTgaagaattgaaaaaaagaGGTCCATCCGAGAAGACCAAGGTGGAGCTAAAGATCCTACCTAGCCACCTGAATTGA